Proteins encoded within one genomic window of Fragaria vesca subsp. vesca linkage group LG1, FraVesHawaii_1.0, whole genome shotgun sequence:
- the LOC101304511 gene encoding isoflavone 2'-hydroxylase-like, with protein sequence MEDIWFYTSLSLVFLLFTFKSLSQPQHRRYKNLPPTPSSLPILGHLHLLKPPVHRTFHRLSQTYGPIFSLWFGSRRVVIVSSPSAVEECFTKNDIVLANRPRLLLGKYIGYNWSTVVASPYGEHWRNLRRIGAIEIFSSQRLNMFSDIRKVEVKHLVRKLARNSSSGDFSKVEMKSMFNELTFNIIMTMVAGKRYYGDGVDVSDKEEAKQFREIMREAFSYGGAANPADFLPILNWTGAGGYEKKVRELGKKADAFLQGLIDEHRGTKRNTMIDHLLSLQESQPEYYTDQIIKGLIVVLLLAGTDTSAVTLEWAMANLLNHPHVLKKARTELDSLLGPDRLVDEPDVPKLPYLQSIVSETLRLYPAAPLLVPHLSSDDCVIGGFDVPRDTMVLINAWAIHRDPEVWEDPESFKPERFERGEGESQKLMPFGLGRRACPGAGLAQRVLGLTLGSLIQCFEWERVDETEIDMTEGKGLTMPKAVPLEAMCKAHPIVNKVLT encoded by the exons ATGGAAGACATCTGGTTCTACACCTCTCTGTCACTCGTCTTCCTCCTCTTCACCTTCAAGTCCCTCTCCCAACCCCAACACCGCCGTTACAAGAACCTCCCGCCAACCCCGTCTTCACTTCCAATCCTCGGCCATCTCCACCTCCTCAAACCTCCAGTCCACCGCACCTTCCACCGCCTCTCCCAAACCTACGGCCCCATCTTCTCTCTCTGGTTCGGCTCCCGCCGCGTCGTCATAGTTTCCTCCCCCTCCGCCGTCGAAGAATGCTTCACCAAAAACGACATCGTCCTAGCCAACCGCCCTCGACTCCTCCTCGGCAAGTACATCGGCTACAACTGGTCCACCGTGGTCGCCTCACCCTACGGCGAACACTGGCGCAACCTCCGCCGCATCGGCGCCATCGAGATCTTCTCATCCCAACGTCTCAACATGTTCTCCGATATCCGAAAAGTCGAGGTCAAGCACTTGGTCCGTAAGCTGGCTCGGAACTCGAGTTCGGGAGACTTCTCCAAGGTGGAAATGAAGTCCATGTTTAACGAGCTCACCTTCAACATCATCATGACGATGGTGGCGGGGAAGAGGTACTACGGCGACGGCGTAGACGTCTCGGACAAGGAGGAGGCCAAGCAGTTCAGGGAGATCATGAGGGAGGCTTTTTCGTACGGCGGGGCGGCTAATCCGGCGGATTTCTTACCTATCTTGAATTGGACAGGGGCTGGTGGGTACGAGAAGAAAGTGAGGGAGTTGGGGAAGAAGGCTGATGCGTTTCTTCAAGGTTTGATTGATGAGCATAGAGGAACTAAGAGAAACACCATGATTGATCATTTGCTTTCTCTTCAAGAATCACAGCCAGAGTACTACACCGATCAAATAATCAAAGGGCTTATAGTG GTATTACTATTGGCCGGAACTGATACATCAGCAGTGACATTGGAATGGGCAATGGCCAATCTTCTTAACCATCCACATGTGTTGAAGAAAGCTAGAACGGAATTGGATTCTCTTCTCGGTCCAGATCGCTTGGTGGACGAACCTGATGTCCCAAAACTACCTTACCTACAAAGCATTGTGTCTGAGACTCTCCGACTCTACCCTGCGGCCCCACTTTTAGTGCCACATTTATCGTCTGATGACTGCGTCATTGGTGGATTTGACGTGCCACGCGACACAATGGTGTTGATCAATGCATGGGCTATACATAGAGACCCTGAGGTGTGGGAGGATCCCGAAAGCTTTAAGCCTGAGAGGTTTGAAAGAGGTGAGGGTGAGTCGCAAAAGCTCATGCCGTTTGGGCTTGGACGAAGAGCTTGCCCCGGAGCAGGCCTGGCACAACGTGTGCTAGGCTTGACTCTAGGGTCGTTGATACAATGCTTCGAATGGGAGAGAGTTGATGAAACAGAGATTGATATGACAGAAGGAAAAGGACTCACCATGCCTAAAGCGGTGCCCTTGGAAGCTATGTGTAAGGCACACCCCATTGTGAACAAAGTTCTCACTTGA